In Malania oleifera isolate guangnan ecotype guangnan chromosome 8, ASM2987363v1, whole genome shotgun sequence, a single window of DNA contains:
- the LOC131163030 gene encoding zinc-finger homeodomain protein 2-like — protein sequence MAFGGQQREMKTAPSDHHSLGYISPIHESSSLLLRTDQRRNSSNYTNIHAIFGGSTESTPDDHPQSYQHPSSSLGEARDPDVDTKKPPLKATATARYLECLKNHAASTGGNVVDGCCEFMRSGEEGTPEAFRCAACNCHRNFHRRVVEGDAQFLRGATSAMVHPLQLPSPLSAAVLLQQQKISMGSLHASPLAAAVQPMTVAFGGSVGAESSSEDLNVGAPPPPPPGAVLGGSKKRFRTKFTQEQKERMLEFAEKMGWRIQNQSEEEIQRFCAEVGVKRQVLKVWMHNNKNSVKQQQQQQQHPQPQPQPQQEQL from the coding sequence ATGGCATTTGGCGGGCAACAGAGGGAGATGAAAACGGCACCATCAGATCATCACTCTCTGGGCTACATTAGCCCCATCCATGAATCTTCTTCGCTCCTCCTGCGAACAGATCAGAGAAGAAACTCTTCTAATTACACCAACATTCACGCCATCTTCGGCGGCAGCACCGAAAGTACCCCAGACGATCACCCACAGAGTTACCAACACCCATCATCATCGCTCGGCGAAGCTAGAGATCCGGACGTCGACACCAAGAAGCCACCGTTGAAGGCCACCGCCACCGCTAGGTACTTGGAATGCCTCAAGAACCACGCCGCCAGCACCGGTGGCAACGTCGTCGACGGCTGCTGCGAGTTCATGCGCAGCGGCGAAGAAGGCACCCCCGAAGCTTTCCGGTGCGCGGCTTGCAACTGTCACCGGAACTTCCACCGGCGAGTCGTCGAGGGTGACGCCCAATTTCTGAGAGGCGCTACCAGTGCCATGGTCCATCCGCTTCAGCTCCCGTCGCCGCTGTCGGCCGCGGTTCTGCTTCAGCAGCAGAAGATTTCGATGGGGTCGTTACATGCTAGCCCTTTGGCGGCGGCGGTTCAGCCCATGACGGTGGCGTTTGGGGGCAGTGTGGGGGCGGAGTCGTCGAGCGAGGATCTGAATGTGGGGGcgccgccgccgccgcctccGGGAGCGGTGCTGGGTGGGTCCAAGAAGCGGTTCAGGACGAAGTTCACGCAGGAGCAGAAGGAGAGGATGCTGGAGTTTGCGGAGAAGATGGGGTGGAGGATTCAAAACCAGAGCGAAGAAGAAATCCAAAGGTTCTGCGCAGAGGTTGGGGTGAAGAGACAAGTTCTCAAAGTCTGGATGCACAACAACAAGAACTCCGtaaagcagcagcagcagcagcagcagcatccGCAGCCGCAGCCGCAGCCGCAGCAGGAGCAATTGTAA